The Sulfitobacter sp. THAF37 DNA segment TCACCACCGAGCAGTTCCTTGTTGCCTTCGGGTTGGAGAGCCTTCGGGATCTTCCCGATCGGGAGCAGTTGGTGGATGCGGGATTATCCCACATGAGCAAGTAGCGATTGATGCTGTTTCGGGTGAAGAGTTGGCTGAACTCTAGTCGCTTAGTTCAACACCCTTGTTCTTGTAGATGCGCCAAAGCCCCAGACGCTTGATGCGATACTCGACAAGTTCAGGGGAGGTGCCAAACCATGCCGCAATCTCAGCGGCAGACTTTCCCGCGGTGACCTGGGATCTCACCTCGACCTCCGGGAGCATGGTTGCTGAAGCGAGGTAGAACGCATCGTGCTCTTCAGTACTATCGTAAGTCCGACCGAACGCGTCGGCGACTTTTGCAATCCGGGTTAGCTTGTGACCAAGGAGGATATGCCAACACTCTTCAAGATATGTAACTTTCTGACGTTCCGGTGTGTGGCTGTCGTTCCGCAGGATTGCCCACCTATCCTCTGTAATGTCGAGAGGAACGCTCATGGCTGACCATTCGCGACCGCCTGCTCCGAGCAAGAACTTAGCGCACTCGGCACCAAGGCCGTGAACATCGGAGACGGTGTAAACATCCACGCCATCAATTCGAATGTTCAGCGCGTCGAGTGGCGCATCTAAGGCAACCTCCAAGTCGTCCCGCAGTCCATTCGCCATTTCTTCCATTTCGGATTTGGACAATGCGACTGACCCGGCCAACTCAGAGTCGGTTTCGGCGAAGTCCTCGCTGACAGGGAAAGCGTTGCTGTTGTTTCGTACGAGTTGTTGTGCCGCCTGTAAGAGGCAGTGTACCGTTTTTGACTGGACGTTCTTCGCTGCGCGGAAGTGAACCAACGCCACACTGTCGAAGGTTAGACCAGCATCTTGGGCATCCGGACCGAGCCACTCGATAATCCGAATCGTTGAATTGTTGTCCGGTTCACCCTCGCCGCGCTCAATCCGAGCCAGCGAGGAAAAGCTGATACCGACGCGCTCAGATAGAGCCCTGATGCTAAGCCCTTCAGATTCGCGCTTTTTCTTCAGCGCTTTGATCAAAGCCTGCTTGTCTGTTTTCATAAGTTAATGCCGTGCTAATTGCACGCCTTGACACGGCGCGCAGTCCTCCCATAGTGTGCTTTTAACACAGAGTCGCACAACATCAAGTGTCCGGGCCTCGGTCCGAAGGCTTTGGAAAGGGGCGGTAGGAATGAGGAAGAGCATCGAGGACGACCTGAAAGCCATCGGCTTAGGCCTCGACGCCGGCATTCTGCCGACGGTGTTCAATCGGGGGGTCATCCGGCCCGACAACTCCTCGATTGTCTTGAAACCTTCGGGCCAGGAGAAAGCCGATGCACGGCACCAATCGACACGATCCGCAACCAGACCGTGGGAACGGCCCGCCGGAGGGCAAGGGACGACCGGACAATCCCGGTCGCCCGCTTCCGGAGCACCGTTCGTCCAGTCAGGACTACGGTCTCGCTATGCGGAAGGCATAGGGGAATGCCGGGACGCGTACCCGGGTCTCCTCGCGTTTCCTCAAGAATGGCAGATGTGGCTCTTCGCTGAGAGCGATCTGATCGAAGGCCTAGGTAGAAGAGCCGCATTTGCCATTCAACTTCCCTACACCACCAGCAAGCCGGTTCGAGCCTGGGGCTTTTGGACCACGGCTGTCAGCAAGACTTGGATCGGGCCGAGGCATACGAATTTTCCCGATGGCTCGATTTGCGCATTCGAGCCACGAGACAAGACATGGCTTCCCGGCGGTTCGGTGACCGGACTGCTCGACCTATATAGCCTCTGGGCCGTGCGGCATCTCTACCTCGAGAAATACGGAAAATGGCCCGGCCGGCAATCTGTGCCGATTGCAGCTGAGAGACTGCTCGAACTCGGCGACGAAGAGTTTTGCGGATGTGAACATCCATTCGGGAAATACGCCCAGTGCTGTCGGTCATCTGACCAGAAGAACACCTCCGGTTCTGAGCTACTGGATTTTGCAATGAAGACCCGCAGGCCTCCAGTGGAGGTTCTTCGGTTTGTTTGGAACCCAACCAGCCCTCCGCCTCGGAGGGACCCAATAACACGGCAGACTTGAGAAGGAGAATTCAGATGGCAGGCAAAGGCAACGGCGGGAGCTATCGCAGCGCGAAATCGGGGCAGTACGTGACAAAGGCTTATGGGAAGTCACATCCGCGCACCACGGTAAAAGAAGCGCCCGGCAAGAGCGGTTCTACCGGCGGCAGCTACCGGAGCGCAATTTCCGGGCGCTTCGTGACGGCAAAGCATGGCAAAGCGAATCCGGCTACGACCGTTCGAGAAAAGTGAGTTTGCCTCTCGCCCAGCGAACGTGTTAGCCAGGCCTTGTCTTGGCGTACGGAAATTCGCCGTACACTTGACATGTACGACGATATGCCGTACATAGCTGCATGTGAGCGGTGTCTTACCGCTTGACGTCGTTTCGGATCAAGGAGGCAACCATGTTGGCGTTTGAGGATAGCACTTTCGCTGTCGACGAGCCCAAGAGCGCTCGGCTGGAAGCGCGTACACAGCCTTCGGTGAAGGATGCGATCAGTCGCGCAGCAACCTTAAGCGGTGTTGAGGTGAGTTCCTTTGTTGTGAGCGCTGCATACAAGGCCGCGCAAACGACGATTGAAGCTCACAAGTTGACGGCGTTGGAGAGCGAGGCGGATCGTGCCGCGTTCTTTGGCGCTCTTGAGAACCCTCCGAAGCCGAATAATCGGCTGAAGCAGGCTTTTGCATTGCGCGAGACACTGATCGCGAATGCCGACTGACGCCGCCTTAGACACGAAGTTCACAATCGAGCCGTTCGATGCCAAGAGCCAGGATCGAACGGCTTTTTCCTGTGGTGTTCCTCAAATCGACAATTACTTGAAGCTGACGGCAAAGAAGGGGTCGAAGGCTGATGTCGTCCGGATCTGGGTCGTGCTCGACGAAGATCGAAGCACCCTTGGGTTCTACGGAATCAACATGCACGCCGTCGTCGCGGAAGACATGCCGGAAGAATTGGCAAAGAAGGCGCCAAGGCATGGCATGCTGCCAGCCGCATTCATTTCTATGATAGGCGTCGATCAAACGATGCAGGGGAAGGGCTTGGGCAGCGCGCTGCTTGCTGATGCGCTCAGCCGAATTGGGCGCGTCTCGGACGAGATAGGGACCTGTGCTGTCCTTCTCGATGTGTTCGACTGCGGAAACCCCGGAACGGTGGCACGCCGAAAAGCATACTACGAGTCCTTCGGGTTTATTCCTTTGCCAGATCAGCCTTTGCGCCTTTTCATGCCGATACAAACCGTGCGGACATTGTCGGGCTAAAAGTTCACGTCATGAAGCCACGATCTTATTTCGCAGTCATATCGGAACGGCGATAAGGAATCTCGTAGGGGAAGGATTAAACTACGTGTTTATTGAAAGACTGACTCTAACGAATTTTCGTTGCTACGGACCAGTTGAGACAAGCGTTGATCTGGGCCCTGGTCTCACTGCTTTTGTCGGCATCAATGG contains these protein-coding regions:
- a CDS encoding XRE family transcriptional regulator; this translates as MKTDKQALIKALKKKRESEGLSIRALSERVGISFSSLARIERGEGEPDNNSTIRIIEWLGPDAQDAGLTFDSVALVHFRAAKNVQSKTVHCLLQAAQQLVRNNSNAFPVSEDFAETDSELAGSVALSKSEMEEMANGLRDDLEVALDAPLDALNIRIDGVDVYTVSDVHGLGAECAKFLLGAGGREWSAMSVPLDITEDRWAILRNDSHTPERQKVTYLEECWHILLGHKLTRIAKVADAFGRTYDSTEEHDAFYLASATMLPEVEVRSQVTAGKSAAEIAAWFGTSPELVEYRIKRLGLWRIYKNKGVELSD
- a CDS encoding DUF1778 domain-containing protein, with product MLAFEDSTFAVDEPKSARLEARTQPSVKDAISRAATLSGVEVSSFVVSAAYKAAQTTIEAHKLTALESEADRAAFFGALENPPKPNNRLKQAFALRETLIANAD
- a CDS encoding GNAT family N-acetyltransferase, with the translated sequence MPTDAALDTKFTIEPFDAKSQDRTAFSCGVPQIDNYLKLTAKKGSKADVVRIWVVLDEDRSTLGFYGINMHAVVAEDMPEELAKKAPRHGMLPAAFISMIGVDQTMQGKGLGSALLADALSRIGRVSDEIGTCAVLLDVFDCGNPGTVARRKAYYESFGFIPLPDQPLRLFMPIQTVRTLSG